One Entomomonas asaccharolytica DNA segment encodes these proteins:
- the murI gene encoding glutamate racemase, whose amino-acid sequence MANNQAIGVFDSGVGGLSVLTAIHQHLPNESLLYLADTQYVPYGEKEAAFIVERCVKITDYFIAQSVKAMVIACNTATAAAATVLREKYPDLPLIAMEPAVKPASQATRSGKVGVLATSGTLKSAKFAALLDRFASDVTVFAQPCPGLVERIELGDLAGNETRQLLNQYLQPMLDNGCDTIILGCTHYPFLRPLLLELLPADIQLIDTGEAVTRHLQKTLTQLDKLADISNQPTVDFRTTGDLAVFNKTLSCLWKSDVTTSQHLEL is encoded by the coding sequence ATGGCAAATAATCAAGCCATTGGAGTTTTTGATTCTGGGGTAGGTGGTCTATCTGTATTAACGGCTATTCATCAGCATTTACCTAATGAGAGCTTACTCTATTTAGCTGATACCCAATATGTACCTTATGGAGAAAAAGAGGCAGCATTTATTGTAGAGCGTTGTGTAAAAATTACTGATTATTTTATTGCTCAGTCAGTAAAAGCAATGGTTATTGCGTGCAATACTGCAACAGCAGCAGCTGCAACTGTATTACGAGAAAAGTATCCTGATTTACCATTGATTGCTATGGAACCTGCTGTTAAACCGGCTAGCCAAGCAACTCGCTCTGGAAAAGTGGGTGTATTGGCAACCAGTGGTACTTTAAAAAGTGCCAAGTTTGCCGCCTTGTTGGATCGTTTTGCTAGTGATGTAACGGTATTTGCTCAGCCTTGTCCTGGCTTAGTGGAACGTATCGAGTTAGGTGATTTAGCGGGAAATGAAACGCGTCAGCTATTAAACCAATATTTGCAACCGATGCTAGATAATGGTTGTGATACTATTATTTTAGGCTGTACTCATTATCCTTTTTTACGACCTTTGTTACTGGAGCTACTTCCTGCTGATATTCAGCTTATTGATACAGGGGAGGCAGTAACACGTCATTTACAAAAGACACTTACCCAATTAGATAAATTAGCAGATATTTCTAATCAGCCAACGGTTGATTTTAGAACAACAGGTGATCTTGCAGTATTTAATAAAACTTTATCTTGTTTATGGAAAAGCGATGTAACTACATCACAACATTTAGAACTATAA
- the prmC gene encoding peptide chain release factor N(5)-glutamine methyltransferase, protein MISIQQLLKGSRLPNSPTERLDVELLLAAALNKPTSYLHTWPEKLVDQQTLTLFNDYLQKRLQGEPIAYILGEQGFWSLDLQVGKQTLIPRPDTELLVETCLNHTPKDKVLHILDLGTGTGAIALAIASERPLTQVVGVDFIEAAIQLAEKNLARLKLTNVEFIQSNWFSHLIGQQFNIIVSNPPYIASDDPHLVEGDVRFEPKTALISGKDGLDDIRKIIQQAPDYLLENGWLFFEHGYQQAKTVQELLAERGFTNISTYYDLGGNERVTGGQWL, encoded by the coding sequence ATGATTAGTATTCAACAGTTATTAAAAGGTAGTCGATTACCAAACTCTCCAACAGAGCGTTTAGATGTGGAGTTATTATTAGCGGCTGCTTTAAATAAACCAACCAGTTATTTGCATACATGGCCTGAAAAGTTAGTAGATCAACAAACACTTACTTTATTTAATGATTATTTGCAAAAAAGGCTACAAGGTGAACCTATTGCCTATATTTTAGGTGAACAAGGGTTTTGGTCTTTAGATTTACAAGTAGGTAAACAGACGCTTATTCCTCGGCCAGATACCGAGCTATTGGTAGAAACCTGTTTAAATCATACGCCTAAAGATAAAGTACTGCATATCCTAGACTTAGGCACGGGAACAGGCGCTATTGCCTTAGCTATAGCAAGCGAGCGGCCACTAACTCAGGTTGTGGGTGTAGATTTTATTGAAGCGGCCATCCAGTTAGCAGAAAAAAATCTTGCAAGATTAAAGCTTACTAATGTTGAGTTTATACAAAGTAATTGGTTTAGCCACTTAATAGGTCAACAGTTTAATATTATTGTGAGCAACCCTCCCTATATTGCTAGTGATGACCCTCATTTAGTTGAAGGGGATGTACGATTTGAACCAAAGACAGCATTGATTTCGGGCAAAGATGGTTTAGACGATATACGAAAAATTATTCAACAAGCTCCAGACTATTTATTAGAAAATGGCTGGTTATTTTTTGAACATGGTTATCAGCAAGCTAAAACAGTACAAGAGTTATTGGCAGAGCGTGGCTTTACAAATATCAGTACTTATTATGATTTAGGTGGTAATGAGCGAGTAACTGGAGGGCAGTGGTTATGA
- a CDS encoding HesA/MoeB/ThiF family protein, translating to MLTDEELLRYSRQVLLAEVDVAGQLKLKQSRVLIIGMGGLGAPVALYLAAAGVGQLILADFDQVDLTNLQRQVIYSTDQLKQQKVIAAKQRLMALNPAIAIETVVEAINEDNISGLFEQADIVLDCTDNFLIRDLINRTSVLKKKAVISGAAIRLQGQITAFDPNQKTSPCYHCLYGEGGDEQLTCSEAGVLGPMVGVIGSMQALETIKLLLSFGRSLVGRLIIFNGLNSEFRELKVLKDPACKVCGEQYGK from the coding sequence ATGCTGACAGATGAAGAGTTACTACGCTACAGTCGACAAGTTTTATTAGCTGAAGTAGATGTGGCAGGCCAATTAAAATTAAAACAAAGCCGTGTGTTAATCATTGGTATGGGCGGTTTGGGGGCGCCTGTTGCTTTATATCTGGCAGCAGCAGGTGTAGGTCAGCTAATTTTGGCCGATTTTGACCAAGTAGATCTCACTAATTTACAACGCCAAGTAATTTACAGTACAGATCAGCTTAAGCAACAAAAAGTAATTGCTGCTAAACAGCGACTAATGGCATTAAATCCAGCCATTGCTATAGAAACAGTGGTGGAAGCTATTAATGAAGATAATATTAGTGGTTTATTTGAGCAAGCAGATATTGTTTTAGATTGTACAGATAATTTTTTAATACGGGATTTAATTAATCGTACTAGTGTATTAAAGAAAAAAGCAGTTATTAGTGGTGCTGCAATTCGTTTGCAAGGGCAAATAACAGCTTTTGATCCCAACCAGAAAACAAGCCCTTGTTACCATTGTCTCTATGGTGAAGGAGGGGATGAGCAACTTACCTGTAGTGAAGCAGGTGTGTTAGGTCCTATGGTAGGTGTGATTGGTAGCATGCAAGCGTTAGAAACAATAAAGCTATTACTCAGTTTTGGTCGTTCATTAGTAGGACGATTAATTATATTTAATGGTTTAAATAGTGAGTTTCGAGAATTAAAAGTGTTGAAAGATCCTGCTTGTAAAGTATGTGGTGAGCAATATGGCAAATAA
- a CDS encoding AbrB family transcriptional regulator, with the protein MAIKKLMSATHLSVVQWLFFIVMAGLSGWLLEKIAVPAALLLGPMLCAILMGVSGTKIRMPKVYFKFSQGIIGCLIGHAMTMGILIEILQIWHVMLVATIVTLILSILVGILSVRYGGLPGSTAAWGTSPGGAATMVAMAEEYGADARVVATMQYIRVICVVLMAALVGHIFGATVGGYETIQPVVIQWDQSIVINFLITMVVLVVGVNLGRYIPAGFLLVPMLLGTVLQLVGIVDLLIPHWMIAIAYGVMGAYIGLGFDRDTLRYVMYAMPIMIIASLLLVILCGISALGVSWWLGVDYLSAYLATSPGGLDSLSVVAIDVHADVGLVMAMQTLRLFAVILTGPMLAKYIARFALVKT; encoded by the coding sequence ATGGCTATAAAAAAATTAATGTCAGCCACTCATTTATCAGTAGTGCAATGGTTATTTTTTATTGTAATGGCAGGTCTTTCTGGTTGGTTACTAGAAAAAATTGCTGTTCCTGCTGCATTACTGCTTGGTCCTATGCTATGTGCCATATTAATGGGGGTAAGTGGTACAAAAATTAGAATGCCTAAAGTATATTTTAAGTTTAGTCAGGGAATCATCGGTTGTTTAATTGGTCATGCTATGACCATGGGAATCTTAATAGAAATATTGCAAATATGGCATGTAATGCTAGTAGCTACTATTGTTACGTTAATCCTAAGTATATTAGTAGGTATCTTAAGTGTGCGCTATGGTGGCTTGCCTGGCTCTACAGCTGCTTGGGGCACTTCACCTGGTGGTGCGGCTACCATGGTAGCTATGGCAGAGGAGTATGGTGCTGATGCGCGTGTAGTGGCAACCATGCAATATATTCGAGTTATTTGTGTAGTGCTAATGGCAGCATTAGTTGGGCATATATTTGGTGCTACGGTGGGTGGTTATGAAACTATTCAGCCAGTTGTTATACAATGGGATCAGAGTATAGTAATTAATTTTTTAATTACTATGGTTGTATTAGTAGTAGGTGTCAACTTAGGACGTTATATTCCTGCTGGCTTTTTATTAGTTCCTATGTTGTTGGGGACTGTATTACAATTAGTAGGTATAGTGGATTTATTGATACCCCACTGGATGATTGCCATTGCTTATGGTGTTATGGGTGCATATATAGGCTTAGGATTTGATCGTGATACCTTGCGTTATGTTATGTATGCTATGCCTATTATGATTATAGCGTCGTTATTATTAGTTATTCTTTGTGGTATTTCTGCCTTAGGGGTCAGTTGGTGGTTAGGGGTAGATTATTTATCTGCTTATCTGGCAACGAGTCCAGGTGGATTGGATTCTTTGTCAGTAGTCGCTATAGATGTTCATGCCGATGTTGGGTTAGTGATGGCCATGCAAACATTACGGTTATTTGCTGTTATTTTAACAGGGCCAATGCTTGCTAAATATATAGCTCGTTTTGCATTAGTAAAAACTTAA